A genomic segment from Vicia villosa cultivar HV-30 ecotype Madison, WI unplaced genomic scaffold, Vvil1.0 ctg.000106F_1_1, whole genome shotgun sequence encodes:
- the LOC131624136 gene encoding uncharacterized protein LOC131624136: protein MATDASVSSIKLMNQDLVKLDHFDGTNYTCWQDKMTFLLTTLKIQYVLDPDLEEIPKPTPDDTDEIKKERKKRKEDELLCQRHILNTLSDRLCDLYTDTASAKEIWKALEFKFKAEEEGTEKFLISKYFDFKMLDSKPILAQVHELQVLVNRIKTVKIDVPEAFQVGEIIEKLPPSWKGYRKKLLHSSEDLSLEKLQKHLRIEEETKDREKTESAGFAKANTVAAKGKKKYDGTKNHLGPKKDYNRFKNSGGQKGTKN from the coding sequence CATGAACCAGGACCTTGTGAAACTAGATCATTTTGATGGAACAAACTATACCTGTTGGCAAGACAAAATGACTTTTCTCCTGACTACTCTtaaaattcaatatgtcttgGATCCTGACTTGGAGGAAATTCCAAAACCAACTCCGGATGACACCGATGAAATCAAAAAGGAGAGAAAGAAACGTAAGGAAGATGAATTGCTATGCCAACGACATATTCTGAACACATTATCCGATCGTCTCTGTGATCTCTACACTGATACCGCATCTGCAAAGGAAATCTGGAAAgcacttgaattcaaatttaaggccgaagaagaaggtacgGAAAAGTTCTTAATATCTAAATACTTTGACTTTAAAATGTTGGATTCCAAGCCTATTCTTGCACAAGTACACGAGTTACAGGTTCTCGTGAATAGAATAAAGACCGTAAAAATTGATGTCCCTGAGGCTTTCCAAGTCGGTGAAATCATAGAAAAATTGCCACCTTCATGGaaaggatacagaaagaaattgctgcaCAGTTCTGAGGATCTCTCGTTGGAGAAACTTCAGAAACACCTTCGAATCGAGGAAGAAACGAAGGATCGTGAAAAGACCGAGTCCGCTGGATTTGCAAAGGCAAATACTGTTGctgcaaagggaaagaaaaaaTATGATGGCACAAAAAACCATCTTGGTCCAAAGAAAGATTATAACAGGTTCAAAAACTCTGGCGGACAAAAAGGTACTAAAAATTGA